The following are from one region of the Cyanobium sp. ATX 6F1 genome:
- a CDS encoding transposase, with translation MLRSEKQLEAEMRALLRKAEIIDAQEDGQYGKEKRGDELPEELQRRSSRLEWIRKAKAELEAEAAASKARQHTEQAEEAEQKATEAEASSDAQASKRAARRARGARKRADDAQKLAIENAEVAGLASPVTAAEADPMAMPHRHLPTDATGNPKPQAQRNFSDPDSHILKGSDGWIQGYNAQAAVDGDHQVIVAIGVSNQASDAVHLMPMLERIKANTGKLPAALTADAGYCSSANLEACEQIGLKAYISTSRQQHGHRSRPSRGRPPKDLDARGRMDRKLSSKAGQAVYALRKSVVEPVFGQIKGARRLDRFWLRGLEQVNGEWALMATTHNILKLFRVVVARA, from the coding sequence ATGCTCAGGAGCGAGAAGCAGCTGGAAGCCGAAATGCGGGCGCTGCTGCGCAAGGCAGAGATCATCGACGCCCAGGAAGACGGCCAGTACGGCAAAGAGAAGCGGGGTGATGAACTTCCTGAGGAGCTGCAGCGGCGCAGCAGCCGGCTGGAGTGGATCCGCAAGGCCAAGGCTGAGCTGGAGGCCGAGGCGGCAGCAAGCAAGGCTCGCCAACACACAGAGCAGGCTGAGGAAGCAGAGCAGAAAGCAACCGAGGCTGAGGCCAGTAGCGATGCCCAGGCCAGCAAGCGCGCGGCACGGCGTGCTCGTGGTGCCCGCAAACGGGCGGATGACGCCCAGAAGTTGGCGATAGAGAACGCAGAGGTTGCTGGACTCGCCTCACCGGTCACAGCCGCAGAAGCCGATCCCATGGCGATGCCGCACCGCCATCTCCCCACCGATGCGACGGGCAATCCCAAGCCCCAGGCTCAGAGGAACTTTTCGGACCCCGACAGCCACATCCTCAAGGGCAGTGATGGCTGGATCCAGGGCTACAACGCCCAGGCCGCCGTCGATGGTGATCACCAGGTGATCGTGGCCATCGGCGTCAGCAACCAGGCCAGCGATGCGGTGCATCTGATGCCCATGCTGGAGCGGATCAAGGCCAACACCGGTAAGTTGCCCGCCGCGCTGACGGCAGACGCGGGTTACTGCAGCAGCGCCAACCTGGAGGCATGCGAGCAGATCGGACTCAAGGCCTACATCTCCACCAGCCGGCAGCAGCACGGCCACAGATCCAGGCCATCACGGGGCAGACCACCGAAAGATCTCGATGCCCGTGGCCGGATGGATCGCAAGCTCAGCTCCAAAGCAGGGCAGGCGGTCTACGCCTTGCGCAAGTCGGTGGTCGAGCCGGTGTTTGGCCAGATCAAGGGGGCCAGGCGGTTGGATCGGTTCTGGTTGCGGGGCCTGGAGCAGGTGAATGGGGAATGGGCCCTGATGGCTACCACCCACAACATCCTCAAGTTGTTCAGGGTGGTGGTGGCGAGGGCCTGA
- a CDS encoding transposase, which translates to MVRPKSFRPWNPEQTLLLPPSPVDWLPENSLVFFLLDLAAELDLEAIHAVYRQKDPRGEKAYEPRMIVVLLLYAYCVGLPSSRKIEKTCWEDAAFRVLTGNQQPDHSRYCYAEALRLQRFSPAPSHGFGRLVCSGAAAVPEGGAGELGSCGAGWHQGQSQRQQAQGHESRADAQEREAAGSRNAGAAAQGRDHRRPGRRPVRQREAG; encoded by the coding sequence ATGGTCAGGCCCAAATCCTTCCGTCCATGGAACCCCGAGCAGACGCTGCTGCTGCCACCCTCACCGGTGGATTGGCTTCCAGAGAATAGCCTGGTGTTTTTCCTGTTGGATCTGGCCGCTGAGCTGGATCTCGAGGCGATCCACGCCGTCTACCGCCAGAAGGATCCTCGGGGCGAAAAGGCCTATGAGCCCCGAATGATTGTGGTGCTGCTCCTGTATGCCTACTGCGTCGGGCTGCCCAGCTCCCGCAAGATTGAGAAGACTTGCTGGGAGGACGCCGCCTTCCGGGTCCTGACCGGCAACCAGCAACCCGACCACAGCCGTTACTGCTACGCAGAAGCCTTACGGCTACAGCGATTTTCGCCGGCGCCATCTCACGGCTTTGGCCGGCTTGTTTGTTCAGGTGCTGCGGCTGTGCCAGAAGGCGGGGCTGGTGAGCTTGGGTCATGTGGCGCTGGATGGCACCAAGGTCAAAGCCAACGCCAGCAAGCACAAGGCCATGAGTCACGAGCGGATGCTCAGGAGCGAGAAGCAGCTGGAAGCCGAAATGCGGGCGCTGCTGCGCAAGGCAGAGATCATCGACGCCCAGGAAGACGGCCAGTACGGCAAAGAGAAGCGGGGTGA
- a CDS encoding glycosyltransferase family 2 protein, with protein sequence MFLRISGVQDSEGISFGMSHKKLLTILVPTFNRLGFLVRLLSSLESELCGLEADVHLVIGDNGSNDGTAEFVKNFLAKNPFVSSFRLESNIGPDRIFLELFSRVKTHYFWIISDDDMPRQGLIGKLLQKLYTIRPTLLYLESYWAPNIYEISMPRLQELELESFEMLDYARKINIRTTFVSSWVVNSLSMRSRGVGLVQIEEGLGTSLIQLGWILPLLCRASVLIASKEPCVFATLGNSGGYQQLRTFGVNYPKFVQESTRGNRKLELALITTYLYSYLPRVIYSSRRGATVFQGMQSERHALLNLIPALYRYPVFWITCFPLLLMPRPWLRFFHSALGYFRSAI encoded by the coding sequence TTGTTTCTTCGCATTTCGGGTGTTCAAGATAGTGAAGGCATCTCATTTGGCATGAGTCATAAAAAGCTTCTGACAATTCTAGTTCCCACTTTTAATCGGCTTGGCTTTCTTGTTCGGCTTTTATCTTCCCTTGAGTCAGAGCTTTGCGGACTTGAGGCTGATGTTCATCTTGTAATCGGTGATAATGGTAGTAATGATGGCACTGCAGAGTTTGTCAAAAACTTTTTGGCCAAGAATCCTTTTGTGTCTTCATTTAGATTAGAATCCAATATTGGCCCAGATCGAATTTTTCTAGAGTTGTTTTCTAGGGTCAAGACCCACTATTTTTGGATAATTAGCGATGATGATATGCCGCGCCAAGGATTAATCGGAAAGCTACTGCAAAAGCTATATACAATTCGCCCAACACTTCTATATTTAGAATCTTATTGGGCGCCAAATATTTACGAGATCTCCATGCCAAGGCTTCAGGAGCTCGAGTTGGAGTCGTTCGAGATGCTTGACTATGCTCGAAAGATAAACATAAGGACTACTTTTGTAAGCTCTTGGGTTGTTAATTCTTTGTCAATGCGTTCTAGGGGGGTTGGACTCGTTCAGATTGAAGAAGGTTTGGGTACGTCTCTTATTCAATTGGGATGGATTCTTCCATTACTTTGCCGAGCCTCTGTTCTTATTGCATCCAAGGAGCCTTGTGTGTTTGCTACTTTGGGCAATAGCGGAGGGTATCAGCAGCTAAGGACTTTTGGGGTCAATTATCCAAAATTTGTTCAAGAGAGCACACGAGGCAATCGAAAGTTAGAGTTGGCTCTAATTACTACCTATCTGTATTCATATCTGCCTAGGGTTATCTACTCTTCTCGTCGTGGTGCGACCGTATTTCAGGGAATGCAATCAGAGCGTCATGCTTTGCTGAATTTGATTCCGGCCCTATATCGTTACCCAGTTTTCTGGATAACATGCTTCCCCCTTCTTCTGATGCCAAGGCCTTGGCTGCGTTTCTTCCATTCGGCATTGGGGTATTTCAGAAGTGCGATTTGA
- a CDS encoding NAD-dependent epimerase/dehydratase family protein, giving the protein MEGLIAVTGATGWFGRTAIDELQKIFSPEEFKLRVRAFASRAGSLQLPGGFSLPVQPLEALPMLARQETIGGILHCAFLTPDRLQEVGEEAYVSTNRQITEWVVKALEASPSTRVVEISSGAAKLVENEYVEGNGRLSTAQRLYGSLKLEEERLLVSIAPTMVLRIYALSGRWMRDPKKYALGDFLLQAAAGKRIVVKSSHPVIRGYGNAGDIAKLSIGWLFIEDTPPLSPVATVNAVVDLANLAEIVSNCFNLPAPILHVDPDSKPDIYSASSVAYRSLANVFRVNLCSIEGQVIDSAVAMSILRAA; this is encoded by the coding sequence ATGGAGGGCTTGATCGCGGTCACTGGCGCCACAGGATGGTTTGGCCGTACGGCGATCGATGAACTTCAGAAAATTTTCTCTCCTGAGGAATTCAAGCTCCGTGTCCGAGCCTTTGCCAGCCGGGCGGGTAGCTTGCAACTTCCCGGAGGATTCAGTCTCCCAGTGCAACCGCTGGAGGCGTTGCCAATGCTGGCGAGGCAAGAGACCATAGGGGGCATCTTGCACTGTGCCTTCCTGACCCCTGACCGCTTGCAAGAAGTGGGGGAAGAGGCGTATGTTTCAACCAATCGCCAGATCACAGAGTGGGTGGTCAAGGCTTTGGAGGCGAGTCCATCGACACGTGTCGTGGAGATCTCCTCTGGCGCTGCCAAGTTGGTGGAAAATGAATATGTTGAAGGCAACGGTCGTCTTTCCACTGCTCAGAGGCTTTACGGAAGCTTAAAGCTTGAAGAAGAGCGGCTGTTAGTTTCGATCGCACCCACGATGGTGTTGCGGATCTATGCCTTGAGCGGCCGCTGGATGCGTGATCCGAAGAAGTATGCTTTAGGTGACTTTTTGCTGCAAGCCGCTGCGGGAAAGAGGATCGTCGTTAAGTCCAGCCATCCGGTGATAAGGGGGTATGGGAATGCGGGAGATATCGCGAAGCTCTCAATAGGCTGGCTTTTTATTGAGGACACTCCTCCTTTGAGCCCGGTGGCCACGGTCAATGCAGTAGTGGATTTGGCAAACCTTGCAGAAATTGTTTCCAATTGCTTTAATCTGCCCGCTCCAATTCTACACGTCGATCCAGATTCAAAGCCAGATATTTATAGCGCTAGTAGTGTGGCTTATCGTAGCCTTGCTAATGTATTTCGAGTCAATCTATGCTCAATCGAAGGCCAAGTTATCGATTCGGCGGTTGCAATGAGTATACTGCGCGCGGCTTGA
- a CDS encoding thiamine pyrophosphate-binding protein: protein MKASDFVARYLEARGVTHTFELVGGMITHLLDSLSRTTAIQIVSCHHEQGAGFSAEGFARVSGVPGVALATSGPGATNLLTSIGSCYFDSTPAVFITGQVNTHELKAETGVRQLGFQETDIVTMARPICKWAVQVRQAADLPSVLVTAFEVALEGRQGPCLVDIPMNVQAENIPPELADLAIEQARQWIAPTPAFSTQEGVLAGRVADLLEAIARAERPLLLLGGGASSFQNREAARRISAHLAIPVVLSLMAVDVLGPSDPQRVGFIGSYGNRWANKILGEADLLVVVGSRLDIRQTGADLESFCEGKQIWQVDVDTAEIGVRIKPQQAVQASIAELAAAMTRATPQPPLGSTPLAWQHRITSLRQQFPAELEFQAGENEINPVSLLQELCGAKSENRTLYVTDVGQHQMWAAQSLAFYRGDRFLTSGGMGAMGFGLPAAIGAAMAAPDACTILVSGDGSFQLNLQELETLFRNQLNLKILLFNNSCHGMVRQFQESYFGDNLQSTVTGYSAPDFVAVAGAYGIPAQRLDQSNLTQEALAGMLREPGPYLLEVTLSQVSKVYPKLAFGRRFGEMEPESSPLSMEST, encoded by the coding sequence ATGAAGGCCTCTGATTTCGTCGCCCGATATCTCGAAGCAAGAGGTGTGACCCATACCTTCGAGCTGGTGGGTGGCATGATCACCCACCTGCTGGATTCCCTGAGCCGCACTACTGCTATTCAGATTGTTTCCTGCCATCACGAGCAAGGAGCGGGCTTCTCCGCCGAAGGCTTTGCGCGGGTGAGTGGCGTTCCCGGTGTTGCCCTGGCCACCAGTGGCCCGGGCGCCACCAATCTGCTCACATCCATCGGTAGCTGTTACTTCGATTCAACGCCGGCGGTATTCATCACTGGGCAGGTGAACACCCATGAGCTGAAAGCTGAAACCGGTGTCCGGCAGCTGGGTTTTCAGGAGACCGATATCGTGACTATGGCCCGTCCGATCTGTAAGTGGGCCGTTCAAGTGAGGCAGGCGGCTGATCTGCCAAGTGTTCTGGTGACTGCCTTTGAGGTTGCCTTGGAGGGTCGTCAGGGCCCCTGCCTGGTAGACATTCCGATGAATGTCCAGGCAGAAAATATCCCGCCAGAACTTGCTGATCTAGCCATTGAGCAGGCACGCCAATGGATCGCTCCCACTCCGGCTTTTTCTACCCAGGAAGGTGTTTTGGCAGGCCGAGTGGCTGATCTTCTCGAGGCCATTGCCCGAGCCGAGCGACCACTGTTACTCCTCGGAGGTGGTGCTTCGAGCTTTCAAAACAGAGAGGCAGCCAGACGAATCAGCGCCCATCTGGCCATTCCCGTGGTGCTCTCGCTGATGGCCGTGGATGTGCTCGGCCCCAGCGATCCCCAGCGGGTGGGCTTTATCGGGTCCTATGGCAATCGGTGGGCTAACAAGATCCTGGGGGAGGCGGACCTGCTGGTGGTGGTCGGCAGCCGCCTAGACATTCGCCAAACCGGGGCTGACCTGGAGAGCTTTTGTGAGGGCAAGCAGATCTGGCAGGTGGATGTGGATACCGCAGAGATCGGAGTACGCATCAAACCCCAGCAGGCTGTTCAGGCAAGCATTGCTGAGTTGGCCGCTGCAATGACGCGGGCCACTCCCCAGCCACCCCTTGGTTCAACCCCTCTGGCCTGGCAGCATCGGATCACCAGCCTTCGTCAACAGTTCCCCGCAGAGTTGGAGTTCCAGGCTGGAGAAAATGAGATCAATCCGGTCTCTTTGCTTCAGGAACTTTGTGGAGCCAAGTCTGAGAATCGAACGCTCTATGTCACCGACGTAGGCCAGCATCAGATGTGGGCCGCTCAGAGCCTTGCTTTCTATCGGGGTGATCGCTTTCTCACCTCTGGTGGCATGGGGGCGATGGGCTTTGGTCTTCCTGCAGCGATCGGTGCGGCGATGGCGGCACCTGATGCGTGTACCATTCTTGTGAGCGGCGATGGCAGCTTCCAGCTCAATCTGCAGGAGCTGGAAACTTTGTTCCGCAACCAACTTAATCTCAAAATTCTGCTGTTCAACAACAGCTGTCATGGAATGGTGCGCCAGTTCCAGGAGTCGTATTTCGGCGATAATTTGCAATCCACGGTGACCGGCTATTCGGCACCGGATTTCGTCGCTGTGGCTGGGGCCTATGGAATTCCAGCACAGCGTCTCGACCAATCCAATCTCACCCAGGAAGCTTTGGCGGGGATGCTGCGTGAGCCAGGGCCTTATTTGCTTGAGGTGACTCTGTCCCAGGTCAGCAAGGTGTATCCAAAGCTGGCTTTCGGTAGGCGCTTTGGCGAGATGGAACCGGAGTCAAGCCCTTTGTCGATGGAGTCCACCTGA
- the rfbH gene encoding lipopolysaccharide biosynthesis protein RfbH — translation MPPTPQALKAQILDLTREYALQVHASFRPASDPLRPSSNGSGPIPYAGRVFTEDEVEAAVSSTLDFWLTLGKEGEAFQNELAAFLGVRACLAVNSGSSANLLALSALTSHLLPTERRLKPGDEVITCAAGFPTTVTPILQNGCVPVFVDNDPSTSNVRVDQLEMAYSPGKSKAVMLAHALGNPFDLGAVLAFCRRHNLWLVEDNCDALGCSYSMPRVLAESLGISENSPGLDEGPDRVARWTGTWGDLSTQSFYPPHHLTMGEGGSVNIVSSALLRRIVESLRDWGRDCWCPSGKDDTCNKRYDWQLGELPKGYDHKYIYSHFGYNLKPLDPQAAIGRVQLRRLPAFIEARKRNWERLRRGLDGLSEVLSFSLPTHATGYAATTGDCSWDASECRTDCSWFGFLLLVKAEAPFSSSDMGRYLAEQGVGTRMLFGGNLLRQPAFVQLRKDRPEAMRLAVDELPGADQLMQQALFLGTYPGLTEEMIDREIGIIHAFVAERAGAAGVMAGTYV, via the coding sequence ATGCCACCCACCCCCCAGGCGCTCAAAGCGCAGATCCTCGACCTTACCCGGGAGTACGCCCTCCAGGTGCATGCCTCCTTTCGCCCAGCTTCTGATCCGTTGCGACCCAGCAGCAACGGCAGCGGTCCGATCCCCTACGCGGGGCGTGTGTTCACAGAAGACGAGGTTGAGGCGGCGGTCTCGAGCACGCTGGATTTCTGGCTGACGCTAGGCAAGGAAGGCGAGGCCTTCCAGAACGAACTGGCGGCCTTTCTGGGGGTGCGGGCCTGCCTGGCAGTGAACTCAGGATCGTCGGCGAACCTGCTGGCTCTCTCGGCACTCACATCCCACCTGCTGCCCACCGAGCGGCGCTTGAAGCCGGGCGATGAGGTGATCACCTGCGCCGCCGGCTTCCCTACCACCGTCACGCCGATCCTGCAGAACGGTTGTGTACCGGTGTTTGTCGACAATGATCCGAGCACTTCTAATGTGCGGGTCGACCAGCTGGAGATGGCCTACAGCCCTGGCAAATCGAAGGCGGTGATGCTGGCCCATGCCCTGGGGAATCCCTTCGATCTAGGAGCTGTGCTGGCCTTCTGCCGCAGGCACAACCTCTGGCTTGTCGAAGACAATTGCGATGCCCTGGGATGCAGCTATTCGATGCCCCGGGTGCTGGCGGAATCCCTGGGCATTTCTGAGAACAGCCCAGGCCTCGATGAGGGCCCCGATCGGGTGGCGCGCTGGACGGGGACATGGGGCGATCTGAGTACCCAGAGCTTTTACCCGCCCCATCACCTCACCATGGGCGAGGGCGGCTCAGTCAACATTGTGAGCAGTGCCCTGCTGCGGCGCATCGTTGAGAGCCTGCGCGATTGGGGTCGTGATTGCTGGTGCCCCAGCGGTAAGGACGACACCTGCAACAAGCGCTACGACTGGCAGTTGGGGGAACTACCCAAGGGATATGACCATAAGTACATCTATTCCCACTTCGGCTACAACCTCAAACCTCTCGATCCGCAGGCGGCCATCGGAAGGGTGCAGTTGCGCCGTTTGCCTGCCTTCATTGAGGCCCGTAAGCGCAACTGGGAGCGCCTGCGCAGGGGGCTGGATGGGTTGTCGGAGGTGCTGAGTTTCTCCCTGCCCACCCATGCCACGGGTTACGCGGCCACTACAGGTGACTGCAGCTGGGATGCCAGCGAATGCCGCACGGACTGTAGTTGGTTTGGTTTCCTGCTCCTCGTGAAGGCCGAGGCGCCTTTCAGCAGCTCTGATATGGGCCGGTATCTGGCGGAGCAGGGCGTGGGCACCCGCATGCTGTTTGGCGGCAACCTGCTAAGGCAGCCTGCCTTTGTGCAGCTGCGGAAAGATCGCCCCGAGGCCATGCGGTTGGCGGTGGACGAATTGCCCGGAGCCGATCAGTTGATGCAGCAGGCCTTGTTCCTCGGTACCTATCCAGGACTCACCGAGGAGATGATCGATCGGGAGATTGGGATCATCCATGCCTTCGTCGCAGAGCGAGCCGGTGCGGCTGGAGTCATGGCTGGGACATATGTATGA
- the rfbG gene encoding CDP-glucose 4,6-dehydratase — MNPDSSFWPGKRVLLTGHTGFKGSWLLMWLVELGAEVWGYALEAEPAPNLFRALQPALNGRFLHLESDLTDREVLSQWVQEAQPEIVLHLAAQPLVRRSYLDPLGTWATNVMGSLHLLEALKPLSHPCAVVMVTTDKVYQNQEWLYGYRENDPLGGHDPYSASKAGAEIAIASWRASFCGTAPHQSNHLRIATARAGNVIGGGDWAADRIVPDAMRALAAGEPIAVRNPGATRPWQHVLEPLGGYLQLAERLATSSEPPVEAFNFGPTLASNRPVRELVESILEHWNGRWVDQGDPAAVHEANLLHLQIDKAHHQLGWRPRWDFAQTIERTVGWYRSVHAGSDPTGCCRADIEAYARSA, encoded by the coding sequence ATGAACCCAGATTCAAGTTTTTGGCCTGGCAAGCGCGTCTTGCTCACGGGCCACACCGGTTTCAAGGGCAGTTGGCTGCTTATGTGGCTGGTGGAGCTTGGCGCTGAGGTGTGGGGCTATGCCCTGGAGGCCGAGCCGGCCCCCAACCTCTTTCGTGCGTTGCAGCCTGCCCTAAATGGGAGGTTTCTTCACCTTGAGTCTGATCTGACCGATCGGGAGGTCCTCAGCCAATGGGTGCAGGAGGCCCAACCGGAGATCGTGCTGCACCTGGCCGCCCAGCCCTTGGTGCGACGCAGCTATCTCGATCCCCTGGGCACCTGGGCCACCAATGTGATGGGCTCCCTCCACCTGCTGGAGGCGCTCAAGCCTTTATCCCATCCCTGTGCCGTGGTGATGGTGACCACTGATAAGGTCTATCAGAACCAAGAGTGGCTCTACGGCTACCGCGAGAACGACCCCTTGGGCGGCCACGACCCTTACAGCGCGAGCAAGGCCGGCGCTGAGATCGCCATCGCCAGCTGGCGGGCCAGCTTCTGCGGCACGGCGCCCCATCAGAGCAACCACTTGCGTATCGCCACGGCCCGGGCCGGCAACGTGATCGGCGGAGGCGACTGGGCCGCGGATCGGATCGTGCCCGATGCCATGCGCGCCCTGGCGGCAGGAGAGCCCATCGCCGTGCGCAACCCTGGCGCCACCCGCCCCTGGCAGCACGTGCTGGAGCCGCTCGGTGGCTACCTGCAGCTGGCCGAGCGCCTGGCCACCAGCTCAGAACCTCCGGTAGAGGCCTTCAATTTTGGCCCCACCCTGGCCAGTAATCGCCCTGTGCGGGAGCTGGTGGAATCGATCCTCGAGCACTGGAATGGCCGCTGGGTGGACCAGGGCGATCCAGCGGCGGTCCATGAGGCCAACCTGCTGCACCTCCAAATCGACAAGGCCCATCACCAGCTTGGCTGGAGGCCGCGTTGGGACTTCGCCCAGACGATCGAGCGCACCGTGGGCTGGTATCGCTCCGTCCACGCTGGATCCGATCCAACGGGGTGTTGCCGGGCCGACATCGAGGCCTACGCCCGCTCCGCTTAG
- the rfbF gene encoding glucose-1-phosphate cytidylyltransferase: MKAVILAGGLGTRISEETHLKPKPMVEIGGKPILWHILKTYSHHGINEFVICCGYKGYVIKEYFANYFLHTSDVTFHMDLNHMEVHRQAAEPWKVTLVDTGEATLTGGRLKRVRNYINDESFCFTYGDGVADVDITALLAFHRSHGLEATLTAVQPPGRFGALNFNEQNIVHGFQEKPEGDGGWINGGYFVLEPSVIERITDDQIIWEQEPLRSLAKDGQLAAYKHTGFWQPMDTLRDRVNLEELWESRHAPWKVW; the protein is encoded by the coding sequence GTGAAAGCCGTTATTCTCGCCGGGGGCTTAGGCACTCGCATCAGCGAAGAAACCCACCTCAAGCCCAAGCCGATGGTGGAAATCGGCGGCAAGCCGATCCTTTGGCACATCCTCAAAACCTACAGCCATCACGGCATCAACGAATTTGTAATCTGCTGTGGCTACAAGGGTTATGTGATCAAGGAGTATTTCGCCAACTACTTCCTTCACACGAGCGATGTCACCTTCCACATGGATCTCAACCACATGGAGGTGCACCGCCAGGCGGCCGAGCCGTGGAAGGTGACCTTGGTGGACACAGGAGAAGCCACGCTCACAGGTGGACGGCTCAAGCGGGTCAGGAATTACATCAACGATGAGTCGTTCTGCTTCACCTATGGCGACGGGGTTGCCGATGTCGACATCACAGCCTTGTTGGCTTTTCATCGCAGCCACGGCCTCGAGGCCACCCTTACGGCTGTACAGCCTCCGGGTCGCTTTGGTGCCCTGAACTTTAACGAGCAGAACATCGTTCATGGCTTTCAGGAAAAGCCCGAAGGAGATGGGGGCTGGATCAACGGCGGATACTTCGTGCTTGAGCCCTCAGTGATCGAGCGCATCACTGACGACCAGATAATCTGGGAGCAGGAGCCGCTGCGAAGCCTGGCTAAGGATGGGCAATTGGCGGCGTATAAGCACACAGGCTTCTGGCAGCCAATGGATACCCTGCGCGACCGGGTGAACTTGGAGGAGCTTTGGGAATCCCGCCACGCCCCTTGGAAAGTCTGGTGA
- a CDS encoding polysaccharide biosynthesis/export family protein, whose amino-acid sequence MRLIALLAPLALLAPSMPSLAAAAIPSPAAPVPSAAASPQRSRVVYDTYIVGPGDTLQIELLDIPEFSGSFSIGPDGTLYLPRLRALYVEGLTIEELRYFLTQQFKAYVRKPEIYIRPLGYRAVRVYVGGEVKRPGFFTLSGVQNPEVESPETSATEATLGPAQTVERSLSRRGIAGGSSSLTLFPTLFDAIRTAQGITPYSDLSQVTVTRRQPVSAGGGKVRAQVNFLSLITEGDETQNIRLFDGDVVNVSKSPIVLREQLLKAGQTNLSPQFLQVYVSGRVKIPGPTTLPQGSSLNQAIVSAGGLKLLHGKVEFVRFTREGEIDRRQFKYSPNAPLDAPNNPVLMAGDIIRINDSALSGSIEVLNEFAGPFVGAYSVYSIFK is encoded by the coding sequence TTGCGCTTGATTGCCCTGCTCGCGCCTCTGGCACTGCTCGCGCCATCCATGCCTTCGCTGGCGGCAGCGGCGATCCCTTCACCGGCTGCGCCGGTGCCCAGCGCAGCCGCCAGCCCCCAACGCAGCCGGGTCGTCTACGACACCTACATCGTGGGTCCTGGAGACACGCTGCAGATCGAACTGCTCGACATCCCTGAATTCAGCGGCAGCTTCTCGATCGGCCCTGATGGCACCCTCTACCTGCCAAGGCTGCGGGCGTTGTATGTGGAAGGCCTCACCATCGAGGAGCTGCGCTACTTCCTCACCCAGCAGTTCAAAGCCTATGTGCGCAAGCCGGAGATCTACATCCGGCCACTGGGCTATCGGGCTGTGCGCGTCTACGTGGGAGGGGAGGTGAAACGTCCAGGTTTCTTTACTCTTTCTGGTGTTCAAAACCCAGAAGTAGAGAGTCCTGAAACTTCAGCCACAGAAGCAACCTTGGGTCCTGCTCAAACCGTTGAGCGCTCACTCTCAAGGCGGGGAATTGCAGGAGGGTCCTCCAGTCTCACTCTTTTCCCCACCCTGTTCGACGCTATCCGCACGGCCCAAGGGATCACCCCCTACTCCGATCTTTCCCAGGTGACCGTGACCCGCCGTCAGCCGGTCAGTGCAGGCGGCGGCAAGGTCAGGGCCCAGGTGAATTTTCTTTCCCTGATCACCGAAGGGGATGAAACCCAGAACATTCGCCTCTTCGATGGTGATGTGGTGAATGTGAGTAAGAGCCCGATCGTGCTGCGGGAGCAGCTGCTCAAGGCCGGCCAGACCAACCTCAGCCCCCAGTTCCTTCAGGTGTATGTGAGCGGTCGGGTCAAAATCCCGGGGCCAACAACCCTGCCCCAAGGCTCCTCCCTCAACCAGGCGATCGTGAGTGCGGGCGGCCTCAAGCTGCTGCACGGCAAGGTGGAATTCGTGCGCTTCACCCGCGAAGGCGAAATTGATCGGCGCCAGTTCAAGTACAGCCCCAACGCCCCCCTGGATGCCCCCAACAACCCCGTGCTGATGGCTGGCGATATCATCCGAATCAACGATTCGGCCCTCTCCGGCTCGATTGAAGTGCTCAATGAGTTCGCCGGACCGTTCGTGGGTGCCTATTCGGTCTACAGCATCTTCAAATAA